Proteins found in one Panicum hallii strain FIL2 chromosome 4, PHallii_v3.1, whole genome shotgun sequence genomic segment:
- the LOC112889403 gene encoding serine/threonine-protein phosphatase 2A activator has translation MSNPGSFPTSSSAHQDHVHTPLCRSCGAPTTAPTPGPWSGTSDSPPPAYRPIRLPAINAPTNTAAIVLSPVPQPLPVPPAAPPHAFQTPTKRIASPDDIARFHASLHGRHFLGFVAALSASVHGRKLSDPLPAPPSAAVSALLDLISALTALVASTPPLPHNSRYGNPSFRLWHEKLTDSASDLIARITSTAASPADLAGAEVELAPYLLDSFGNATRIDYGTGHETNFAAFLYCLARLGLITEPDYAAIVLRVFAAYLNLMRTLQDTYQLEPAGSHGVWGLDDFHFLPFIFGAAQLIDHKYMKPKSIHNPDILENFSKEYMYLACVAYVKKIKKGPFAEHSPMLDDISGVPNWKKVNSGLLKMYKAEVLEKVPIMQHFLFGSLIKWED, from the exons ATGTCCAACCCCGGCTCgttccccacctcctcctccgcccaccAGGACCACGTGCACACCCCGCTCTGCCGCTCCTGCGGCGCGCCCACCACGGCTCCGACCCCGGGCCCCTGGTCGGGGACCTCCgactccccgccgccggcgtacCGTCCGATCCGCCTCCCGGCCATCAACGCGCCCACCAACACCGCCGCCATCGTCCTCTCCCCAGTCCCGCAGCCCCTACCCGtgcccccggccgcgccgccccacGCCTTCCAGACCCCCACCAAGCGGATCGCCTCCCCCGACGACATCGCCCGCTTCCACGCTTCCCTCCACGGCCGCCACTTTCTCGGCTTCGTGGCCGCGCTATCCGCCTCCGTCCACGGCCGTAAGCTCTCGGACCCGCTCCCGGCTCCGCCGTCCGCCGCAGTCTCCGCGCTCCTCGACCTCATCTCCGCTCTCACGGCACTCGTCGCGTCCACCCCGCCGCTCCCGCACAACTCCCGCTACGGGAACCCGTCCTTTCGCCTCTGGCACGAGAAGCTCACCGACTCCGCCAGCGACCTGATCGCGCGGATCACGTCCACCGCCGCGTCCCCCGCGGACCTCGCCGGCGCCGAGGTCGAGCTCGCGCCGTACCTCCTCGACTCTTTCGGCAACGCCACCCGCATCGACTACGGGACGGGGCACGAGACCAACTTCGCCGCCTTCCTCTACTGCCTCGCCAGGCTCGGGCTCATCACCGAGCCCGACTACGCTGCCATCGTGCTGCGCGTCTTCGCAGCCTACCTCAACCTCATGCGTACGCTGCAGGACACGTACCAGCTGGAGCCTGCGGGCTCCCATGGCGTGTGGGGCCTTGATGATTTCCACTTCCTGCCCTTCATATTTGGGGCTGCGCAGCTTATCGATCACAAGTACATGAAGCCCAAGTCGATTCACAACCCGGATATCTTGGAGAACTTCTCCAAGGAGTACATGTACCTGGCATGTGTCGCGTATGTGAAGAAGATAAAGAAGGGGCCCTTCGCAGAGCATTCACCAATGTTGGATGATATCAGTGGCGTGCCCAATTGGAAGAAGGTGAATAGCGGGCTGCTCAAGATGTACAAGGCCGAGGTGCTTGAGAAAGTGCCGATCATGCAGCATTTCCTCTTTGGTTCGCTAATCAAATG GGAGGACTAA